A genome region from Engraulis encrasicolus isolate BLACKSEA-1 chromosome 6, IST_EnEncr_1.0, whole genome shotgun sequence includes the following:
- the wwc3 gene encoding protein WWC3 isoform X4, producing the protein MPWVSSNKRRESSELPLPAGWEEARDYDGRVFYIDHNTRQTSWIDPRDRITKPLTFADCVGDELPLGWEVVLDQQVGVYYIDHINKTTQIENPRTQWRGEQERMLKEYLVVAQEALSAKKEMYLVKQQRLELAQQEMMLLHQLAQDDTRSLTSSHSGSSSNAKYDPDQIKAEVACRRERLSRLKQELAQVKQELHYKEMGVETLQEIDRKMSSSQTSYKLDEAQAIFNELRTIKKAISSGEKERQDLIQSLAKLTANFHSSLSIGDSINEVANNNTTLGDSCHLQQYCDTGCQTEMTGEFGSQDLSPLVDKERLTWQYEESKKRVSSIQHQLAALDSESWCGRAEVDRDSLQLLREKEALLQEITLLGQQQQQQQQQPQYPSPEVFLQREEERRRLEEEVQRGRLLQSQGANQRILQQEKRNVLLRQLEEATRISTYLHSQLKSLSASNLTMSSSSSRGSLASSRGSLASSRGSLSSISFTDIYGLPQYERPADISLDPSSTTDPHLRYLLPLEATGRDCSSAALTTASGLGMGMGMGVGVGVGMGMGVGCGYGSDLLQGLGCKAKRSLDTAPQSLASLSSRSSLSSLSPPSSPMDTPYHSAPQDCPLAHMTEEYMELASRGILESLRLGHSQSQSQGQSLQQQQHQVLPMMPMAGTGEVEVGGVGGGAGGVGVGVGSVAAHLLEVKAGQRDGAGAQAVFPPTGVTLRSNSSNRSSRRARRASAGVSEEALATDSGVFEAWSRSRSEESEEILFGRESVTTTEVPQIQLGLRYDASSQCLVLHVLQMRNLHKAAVKEGYRVQVKVHVVPVDPSRPCPYYCSRVQEPRSPLSFNEGFQVPLPSEGLALHSLHVSVCAIGMQAQEELLGSARVALADCENSTEMAVAWHRIQLTGTKEAQRASDTISQNRRTGHSVEEEEEEEAVEEEGGGQRSEAQSRPKVSGSSLVGRPSTQLEEVERELELSEEELERKEEQGEAVSERSWQAESVDSGCSNSTAFVAPCVEGLCAEGICMAARGLIVRVDKSTNTEAVFPEPMRVRPKERGGRWGHASPFMRGSSIVRSQTFSPGARSQYVCRLYRSDSDSSTLPKKSPFIRNTLQRRTLRYKQQQQSYCGSLAEPPSRTSLDLELDLQACRTRQRQLSEELTTLRELKLRLEEAPPQARDAQMPAHAHEPPLWALRDERFKCLLREAHRQAKQSRQEQRQEEAADRRLRKASKEVLQLRGQSHKEPLPVQTFREKMAFFTRPRFNIPPLPADDV; encoded by the exons gataACCAAACCCCTGACCTTTGCGGACTGCGTGGGAGACGAACTTCCCCTCGGCTGGGAGGTGGTGCTGGATCAGCAGGTGGGAGTCTACTACATCGACCACATCAaca AGACCACCCAGATCGAGAACCCGCGTACGCAATGGCGGGGGGAGCAGGAGCGCATGCTGAAGGAGTACCTGGTGGTGGCGCAGGAGGCGCTGAGCGCCAAGAAGGAGATGTACCTGGTCAAGCAGCAGCGGCTGGAGCTGGCCCAGCAGGAGATGATGTTGCTGCACCAGCTCGCGCAGGACGACACGCGCTCCCTCACCAGCT CACATTCGGGTTCCTCTTCAAATGCAAAATACGACCCTGACCAAATCAAAGCGGAAGTGGCCTGTAGGAGGGAGCGG CTGTCGCGGCTTAAGCAGGAGCTGGCCCAGGTGAAGCAGGAGCTGCACTACAaggagatgggagtggagacactgcagga GATTGACCGGAAGATGTCCAGCAGTCAGACCAGCTACAAGCTGGACGAGGCCCAGGCCATCTTCAACGAGCTCCGCACCATCAAGAAGGCCATCAGctcaggagagaaggagaggcaggacCTCATCCAG AGCCTTGCAAAGCTGACCGCCAACTTCCACAGCAGCTTGTCTATTGGTGACTCCATAAATGAGGTGGCCAACAACAACACTACCCTGGGTGACTCCTGCCACCTGCAGCAGTACTGTGACACTGGCTGTCAGACAGAGATGACTGGAGAG TTTGGCTCTCAAGACCTATCTCCATTAGTGGACAAAGAGAGACTTACTTGGCAGTATGAAGAATCGAAGAAAAG ggtgTCCAGTATCCAGCACCAGCTGGCGGCGCTGGACAGTGAGAGCTGGTGTGGCCGTGCGGAGGTGGACCGGGACAGCCTGCAGCTGCTGAGGGAGAAGGAGGCCCTGCTGCAGGAGATCACCCTGctgggacagcagcagcagcagcagcag cagcagccgcagtaCCCATCTCCGGAGGTCTTCCTGCAGCGTGAGGAGGAACGTCGCCgattggaggaggaggtgcagagggGCCGCCTCCTGCAGAgccagggagccaatcagag gatcctgcagcaggagaagaggaatgTGCTGCTGAGACAGCTGGAGGAGGCCACCCGCATCAGCACCTACCTCCACTCACAGCTCAagag CCTGTCGGCCAGCAACCTGACCATGTCGTCCAGCAGCAGTCGTGGTTCTCTGGCCTCCAGTCGGGGCTCGCTGGCCTCCAGCCGTGGCTCTCTGAGCTCCATCAGCTTCACAGACATCTACGGCCTGCCCCAGTACGAGCGGCCCGCCGACATCTCCCTCGACCCCTCCTCTACCACGGACCCCCACCTGCGCTACCTGCTGCCCCTGGAGGCCACTGGGCGTGACTGCAGCAGTGCTGCCCTCACCACCGCCTCTggcctggggatggggatggggatgggtgtgGGCGTGGGTGTTGGCATGGGTATGGGGGTCGGTTGTGGTTACGGCTCGGACCTGCTCCAAGGCCTGGGCTGCAAGGCCAAGCGCTCGCTGGACACGGCGCCGCAGTCGCTGGCATCGCTGTCGTcacgctcctctctctcctcgctctcgcCACCCAGCTCTCCCATGGACACGCCCTACCACTCGGCGCCACAGGACTGCCCGCTGGCCCACATGACGGAGGAGTACATGGAGCTGGCCAGCCGGGGGATCCTGGAGAGCCTCCGCCTCGGCcatagtcagagtcagagtcaaggTCAgagtctgcagcagcagcagcaccaggtcTTGCCCATGATGCCCATGGCGGGCACGGgtgaggtggaggtgggtggtgtgggcggtggtgctggtggtgtcgGAGTGGGTGTTGGATCAGTGGCGGCTCACCTGCTGGAGGTCAAGGCAGGCCAGCGAGATGGAGCAGGAGCCCAGGCTGTGTTTCCTCCAACAG GAGTGACTCTACGGAGCAACAGCAGTAACAGGAGCAGTCGGAGGGCCAGGAGGGCCTCAGCAGGGGTGTCTGAGGAGGCTCTGGCCACTGACAGCGGCGTCTTCGAGGCCTGGAGTAGGAG CAGATCGGAAGAGTCGGAAGAAATTCTTTTTGGAAGAGAGTCTGTTACCACCACTGAAGTACCTCAGATACAGTTGGGACTTCG CTATGACGCCAGCTCTCAGTGCCTCGTGCTGCATGTCCTTCAGATGAGGAACTTACACAAAGCTGCAGTAAAGGAGGGCTACCgagt tcaggTGAAGGTGCATGTGGTTCCCGTGGATCCCAGCAGGCCGTGTCCCTACTACTGCTCTCGTGTGCAGGAGCCGCGCTCTCCGCTCAGCTTCAACGAGGGCTTCCAGGTGCCGCTGCCTTCAGAGGGCCTGGCCCTGCACAGCCTGCACGTCAGTGTCTGCGCAATCGGCATGCAGGCACAGGAGGAGCTGCTG GGATCAGCTCGGGTGGCCCTGGCGGACTGTGAGAACTCCACAGAGATGGCCGTGGCCTGGCACAGGATCCAGCTGACCGGCACCAAGGAGGCCCAGCGGGCCAGCGACACCATCAGCCAAAACCGACGGACTGGCCACAgcgttgaggaggaggaagaggaggaggccgtggaggaagagggagggggacaGCGTTCAGAAGCGCAATCCAGGCCTAAG GTGTCGGGCTCATCTCTAGTGGGCCGCCCCTCCACCcagctggaggaggtggagagggagctgGAGCTGagcgaggaggagctggagaggaaggaggagcagggggaggctgTGTCCGAGAG GAGTTGGCAGGCTGAGTCTGTGGACAGTGGCTGCAGCAACAGCACAGCTTTCGTGGCCCCCTGTGTGGAGGGCCTGTGTGCAGAGGGCATCTGCATGGCTGCCCGAGGCCTCATCGTCAGG GTGGATAAGTCGACCAACACGGAGGCGGTGTTCCCTGAGCCAATGAGAGTGCGTCCTAAGGAGCGTGGGGGCCGCTGGGGTCACGCCTCGCCCTTCATGAGGGGCAGCTCCATCGTGCGCTCTCAGACCTTCTCACCCGGGGCACGCAGCCAGTATGTCTGcagg TTATACCGAAGTGACAGTGACAGCTCAACACTACCAAAGAAGTCCCCGTTCATCAGAAACACTCTGCAGAGACGCACGCTGCGCTACAAACAG cagcagcagtcgtatTGTGGGTCCCTGGCGGAGCCCCCCTCCCGCACCTCGCTGGACCTGGAGCTGGACCTCCAGGCGTGCCGCACGCGCCAGCGGCAGCTGAGCGAGGAGCTGACCACGCTGCGGGAGCTGAAGCTGCGGCTGGAGGAGGCGCCGCCCCAGGCCAGAGACGCCCAgatgcccgcacacgcacacgagcccCCGCTCTGGGCACTGAGGGACGAGCGGTTCAAGTGCCTGCTGCGCGAGGCCCACCGACAg
- the wwc3 gene encoding protein WWC3 isoform X5, producing the protein MPWVSSNKRRESSELPLPAGWEEARDYDGRVFYIDHNTRQTSWIDPRDRITKPLTFADCVGDELPLGWEVVLDQQVGVYYIDHINKTTQIENPRTQWRGEQERMLKEYLVVAQEALSAKKEMYLVKQQRLELAQQEMMLLHQLAQDDTRSLTSSHSGSSSNAKYDPDQIKAEVACRRERLSRLKQELAQVKQELHYKEMGVETLQEIDRKMSSSQTSYKLDEAQAIFNELRTIKKAISSGEKERQDLIQSLAKLTANFHSSLSIGDSINEVANNNTTLGDSCHLQQYCDTGCQTEMTGEFGSQDLSPLVDKERLTWQYEESKKRVSSIQHQLAALDSESWCGRAEVDRDSLQLLREKEALLQEITLLGQQQQQQQQPQYPSPEVFLQREEERRRLEEEVQRGRLLQSQGANQRILQQEKRNVLLRQLEEATRISTYLHSQLKSLSASNLTMSSSSSRGSLASSRGSLASSRGSLSSISFTDIYGLPQYERPADISLDPSSTTDPHLRYLLPLEATGRDCSSAALTTASGLGMGMGMGVGVGVGMGMGVGCGYGSDLLQGLGCKAKRSLDTAPQSLASLSSRSSLSSLSPPSSPMDTPYHSAPQDCPLAHMTEEYMELASRGILESLRLGHSQSQSQGQSLQQQQHQVLPMMPMAGTGEVEVGGVGGGAGGVGVGVGSVAAHLLEVKAGQRDGAGAQAVFPPTGVTLRSNSSNRSSRRARRASAGVSEEALATDSGVFEAWSRSRSEESEEILFGRESVTTTEVPQIQLGLRYDASSQCLVLHVLQMRNLHKAAVKEGYRVQVKVHVVPVDPSRPCPYYCSRVQEPRSPLSFNEGFQVPLPSEGLALHSLHVSVCAIGMQAQEELLGSARVALADCENSTEMAVAWHRIQLTGTKEAQRASDTISQNRRTGHSVEEEEEEEAVEEEGGGQRSEAQSRPKVSGSSLVGRPSTQLEEVERELELSEEELERKEEQGEAVSERSWQAESVDSGCSNSTAFVAPCVEGLCAEGICMAARGLIVRVDKSTNTEAVFPEPMRVRPKERGGRWGHASPFMRGSSIVRSQTFSPGARSQYVCRLYRSDSDSSTLPKKSPFIRNTLQRRTLRYKQQQQSYCGSLAEPPSRTSLDLELDLQACRTRQRQLSEELTTLRELKLRLEEAPPQARDAQMPAHAHEPPLWALRDERFKCLLREAHRQAKQSRQEQRQEEAADRRLRKASKEVLQLRGQSHKEPLPVQTFREKMAFFTRPRFNIPPLPADDV; encoded by the exons gataACCAAACCCCTGACCTTTGCGGACTGCGTGGGAGACGAACTTCCCCTCGGCTGGGAGGTGGTGCTGGATCAGCAGGTGGGAGTCTACTACATCGACCACATCAaca AGACCACCCAGATCGAGAACCCGCGTACGCAATGGCGGGGGGAGCAGGAGCGCATGCTGAAGGAGTACCTGGTGGTGGCGCAGGAGGCGCTGAGCGCCAAGAAGGAGATGTACCTGGTCAAGCAGCAGCGGCTGGAGCTGGCCCAGCAGGAGATGATGTTGCTGCACCAGCTCGCGCAGGACGACACGCGCTCCCTCACCAGCT CACATTCGGGTTCCTCTTCAAATGCAAAATACGACCCTGACCAAATCAAAGCGGAAGTGGCCTGTAGGAGGGAGCGG CTGTCGCGGCTTAAGCAGGAGCTGGCCCAGGTGAAGCAGGAGCTGCACTACAaggagatgggagtggagacactgcagga GATTGACCGGAAGATGTCCAGCAGTCAGACCAGCTACAAGCTGGACGAGGCCCAGGCCATCTTCAACGAGCTCCGCACCATCAAGAAGGCCATCAGctcaggagagaaggagaggcaggacCTCATCCAG AGCCTTGCAAAGCTGACCGCCAACTTCCACAGCAGCTTGTCTATTGGTGACTCCATAAATGAGGTGGCCAACAACAACACTACCCTGGGTGACTCCTGCCACCTGCAGCAGTACTGTGACACTGGCTGTCAGACAGAGATGACTGGAGAG TTTGGCTCTCAAGACCTATCTCCATTAGTGGACAAAGAGAGACTTACTTGGCAGTATGAAGAATCGAAGAAAAG ggtgTCCAGTATCCAGCACCAGCTGGCGGCGCTGGACAGTGAGAGCTGGTGTGGCCGTGCGGAGGTGGACCGGGACAGCCTGCAGCTGCTGAGGGAGAAGGAGGCCCTGCTGCAGGAGATCACCCTGctgggacagcagcagcagcagcagcag cagccgcagtaCCCATCTCCGGAGGTCTTCCTGCAGCGTGAGGAGGAACGTCGCCgattggaggaggaggtgcagagggGCCGCCTCCTGCAGAgccagggagccaatcagag gatcctgcagcaggagaagaggaatgTGCTGCTGAGACAGCTGGAGGAGGCCACCCGCATCAGCACCTACCTCCACTCACAGCTCAagag CCTGTCGGCCAGCAACCTGACCATGTCGTCCAGCAGCAGTCGTGGTTCTCTGGCCTCCAGTCGGGGCTCGCTGGCCTCCAGCCGTGGCTCTCTGAGCTCCATCAGCTTCACAGACATCTACGGCCTGCCCCAGTACGAGCGGCCCGCCGACATCTCCCTCGACCCCTCCTCTACCACGGACCCCCACCTGCGCTACCTGCTGCCCCTGGAGGCCACTGGGCGTGACTGCAGCAGTGCTGCCCTCACCACCGCCTCTggcctggggatggggatggggatgggtgtgGGCGTGGGTGTTGGCATGGGTATGGGGGTCGGTTGTGGTTACGGCTCGGACCTGCTCCAAGGCCTGGGCTGCAAGGCCAAGCGCTCGCTGGACACGGCGCCGCAGTCGCTGGCATCGCTGTCGTcacgctcctctctctcctcgctctcgcCACCCAGCTCTCCCATGGACACGCCCTACCACTCGGCGCCACAGGACTGCCCGCTGGCCCACATGACGGAGGAGTACATGGAGCTGGCCAGCCGGGGGATCCTGGAGAGCCTCCGCCTCGGCcatagtcagagtcagagtcaaggTCAgagtctgcagcagcagcagcaccaggtcTTGCCCATGATGCCCATGGCGGGCACGGgtgaggtggaggtgggtggtgtgggcggtggtgctggtggtgtcgGAGTGGGTGTTGGATCAGTGGCGGCTCACCTGCTGGAGGTCAAGGCAGGCCAGCGAGATGGAGCAGGAGCCCAGGCTGTGTTTCCTCCAACAG GAGTGACTCTACGGAGCAACAGCAGTAACAGGAGCAGTCGGAGGGCCAGGAGGGCCTCAGCAGGGGTGTCTGAGGAGGCTCTGGCCACTGACAGCGGCGTCTTCGAGGCCTGGAGTAGGAG CAGATCGGAAGAGTCGGAAGAAATTCTTTTTGGAAGAGAGTCTGTTACCACCACTGAAGTACCTCAGATACAGTTGGGACTTCG CTATGACGCCAGCTCTCAGTGCCTCGTGCTGCATGTCCTTCAGATGAGGAACTTACACAAAGCTGCAGTAAAGGAGGGCTACCgagt tcaggTGAAGGTGCATGTGGTTCCCGTGGATCCCAGCAGGCCGTGTCCCTACTACTGCTCTCGTGTGCAGGAGCCGCGCTCTCCGCTCAGCTTCAACGAGGGCTTCCAGGTGCCGCTGCCTTCAGAGGGCCTGGCCCTGCACAGCCTGCACGTCAGTGTCTGCGCAATCGGCATGCAGGCACAGGAGGAGCTGCTG GGATCAGCTCGGGTGGCCCTGGCGGACTGTGAGAACTCCACAGAGATGGCCGTGGCCTGGCACAGGATCCAGCTGACCGGCACCAAGGAGGCCCAGCGGGCCAGCGACACCATCAGCCAAAACCGACGGACTGGCCACAgcgttgaggaggaggaagaggaggaggccgtggaggaagagggagggggacaGCGTTCAGAAGCGCAATCCAGGCCTAAG GTGTCGGGCTCATCTCTAGTGGGCCGCCCCTCCACCcagctggaggaggtggagagggagctgGAGCTGagcgaggaggagctggagaggaaggaggagcagggggaggctgTGTCCGAGAG GAGTTGGCAGGCTGAGTCTGTGGACAGTGGCTGCAGCAACAGCACAGCTTTCGTGGCCCCCTGTGTGGAGGGCCTGTGTGCAGAGGGCATCTGCATGGCTGCCCGAGGCCTCATCGTCAGG GTGGATAAGTCGACCAACACGGAGGCGGTGTTCCCTGAGCCAATGAGAGTGCGTCCTAAGGAGCGTGGGGGCCGCTGGGGTCACGCCTCGCCCTTCATGAGGGGCAGCTCCATCGTGCGCTCTCAGACCTTCTCACCCGGGGCACGCAGCCAGTATGTCTGcagg TTATACCGAAGTGACAGTGACAGCTCAACACTACCAAAGAAGTCCCCGTTCATCAGAAACACTCTGCAGAGACGCACGCTGCGCTACAAACAG cagcagcagtcgtatTGTGGGTCCCTGGCGGAGCCCCCCTCCCGCACCTCGCTGGACCTGGAGCTGGACCTCCAGGCGTGCCGCACGCGCCAGCGGCAGCTGAGCGAGGAGCTGACCACGCTGCGGGAGCTGAAGCTGCGGCTGGAGGAGGCGCCGCCCCAGGCCAGAGACGCCCAgatgcccgcacacgcacacgagcccCCGCTCTGGGCACTGAGGGACGAGCGGTTCAAGTGCCTGCTGCGCGAGGCCCACCGACAg
- the wwc3 gene encoding protein WWC3 isoform X3: MPWVSSNKRRESSELPLPAGWEEARDYDGRVFYIDHNTRQTSWIDPRDRITKPLTFADCVGDELPLGWEVVLDQQVGVYYIDHINKTTQIENPRTQWRGEQERMLKEYLVVAQEALSAKKEMYLVKQQRLELAQQEMMLLHQLAQDDTRSLTSSHSGSSSNAKYDPDQIKAEVACRRERLSRLKQELAQVKQELHYKEMGVETLQEIDRKMSSSQTSYKLDEAQAIFNELRTIKKAISSGEKERQDLIQSLAKLTANFHSSLSIGDSINEVANNNTTLGDSCHLQQYCDTGCQTEMTGEFGSQDLSPLVDKERLTWQYEESKKRVSSIQHQLAALDSESWCGRAEVDRDSLQLLREKEALLQEITLLGQQQQQQQQQQPQYPSPEVFLQREEERRRLEEEVQRGRLLQSQGANQRILQQEKRNVLLRQLEEATRISTYLHSQLKSLSASNLTMSSSSSRGSLASSRGSLASSRGSLSSISFTDIYGLPQYERPADISLDPSSTTDPHLRYLLPLEATGRDCSSAALTTASGLGMGMGMGVGVGVGMGMGVGCGYGSDLLQGLGCKAKRSLDTAPQSLASLSSRSSLSSLSPPSSPMDTPYHSAPQDCPLAHMTEEYMELASRGILESLRLGHSQSQSQGQSLQQQQHQVLPMMPMAGTGEVEVGGVGGGAGGVGVGVGSVAAHLLEVKAGQRDGAGAQAVFPPTGVTLRSNSSNRSSRRARRASAGVSEEALATDSGVFEAWSRSRSEESEEILFGRESVTTTEVPQIQLGLRYDASSQCLVLHVLQMRNLHKAAVKEGYRVQVKVHVVPVDPSRPCPYYCSRVQEPRSPLSFNEGFQVPLPSEGLALHSLHVSVCAIGMQAQEELLGSARVALADCENSTEMAVAWHRIQLTGTKEAQRASDTISQNRRTGHSVEEEEEEEAVEEEGGGQRSEAQSRPKVSGSSLVGRPSTQLEEVERELELSEEELERKEEQGEAVSERSWQAESVDSGCSNSTAFVAPCVEGLCAEGICMAARGLIVRVDKSTNTEAVFPEPMRVRPKERGGRWGHASPFMRGSSIVRSQTFSPGARSQYVCRLYRSDSDSSTLPKKSPFIRNTLQRRTLRYKQQQQSYCGSLAEPPSRTSLDLELDLQACRTRQRQLSEELTTLRELKLRLEEAPPQARDAQMPAHAHEPPLWALRDERFKCLLREAHRQAKQSRQEQRQEEAADRRLRKASKEVLQLRGQSHKEPLPVQTFREKMAFFTRPRFNIPPLPADDV; the protein is encoded by the exons gataACCAAACCCCTGACCTTTGCGGACTGCGTGGGAGACGAACTTCCCCTCGGCTGGGAGGTGGTGCTGGATCAGCAGGTGGGAGTCTACTACATCGACCACATCAaca AGACCACCCAGATCGAGAACCCGCGTACGCAATGGCGGGGGGAGCAGGAGCGCATGCTGAAGGAGTACCTGGTGGTGGCGCAGGAGGCGCTGAGCGCCAAGAAGGAGATGTACCTGGTCAAGCAGCAGCGGCTGGAGCTGGCCCAGCAGGAGATGATGTTGCTGCACCAGCTCGCGCAGGACGACACGCGCTCCCTCACCAGCT CACATTCGGGTTCCTCTTCAAATGCAAAATACGACCCTGACCAAATCAAAGCGGAAGTGGCCTGTAGGAGGGAGCGG CTGTCGCGGCTTAAGCAGGAGCTGGCCCAGGTGAAGCAGGAGCTGCACTACAaggagatgggagtggagacactgcagga GATTGACCGGAAGATGTCCAGCAGTCAGACCAGCTACAAGCTGGACGAGGCCCAGGCCATCTTCAACGAGCTCCGCACCATCAAGAAGGCCATCAGctcaggagagaaggagaggcaggacCTCATCCAG AGCCTTGCAAAGCTGACCGCCAACTTCCACAGCAGCTTGTCTATTGGTGACTCCATAAATGAGGTGGCCAACAACAACACTACCCTGGGTGACTCCTGCCACCTGCAGCAGTACTGTGACACTGGCTGTCAGACAGAGATGACTGGAGAG TTTGGCTCTCAAGACCTATCTCCATTAGTGGACAAAGAGAGACTTACTTGGCAGTATGAAGAATCGAAGAAAAG ggtgTCCAGTATCCAGCACCAGCTGGCGGCGCTGGACAGTGAGAGCTGGTGTGGCCGTGCGGAGGTGGACCGGGACAGCCTGCAGCTGCTGAGGGAGAAGGAGGCCCTGCTGCAGGAGATCACCCTGctgggacagcagcagcagcagcagcag cagcagcagccgcagtaCCCATCTCCGGAGGTCTTCCTGCAGCGTGAGGAGGAACGTCGCCgattggaggaggaggtgcagagggGCCGCCTCCTGCAGAgccagggagccaatcagag gatcctgcagcaggagaagaggaatgTGCTGCTGAGACAGCTGGAGGAGGCCACCCGCATCAGCACCTACCTCCACTCACAGCTCAagag CCTGTCGGCCAGCAACCTGACCATGTCGTCCAGCAGCAGTCGTGGTTCTCTGGCCTCCAGTCGGGGCTCGCTGGCCTCCAGCCGTGGCTCTCTGAGCTCCATCAGCTTCACAGACATCTACGGCCTGCCCCAGTACGAGCGGCCCGCCGACATCTCCCTCGACCCCTCCTCTACCACGGACCCCCACCTGCGCTACCTGCTGCCCCTGGAGGCCACTGGGCGTGACTGCAGCAGTGCTGCCCTCACCACCGCCTCTggcctggggatggggatggggatgggtgtgGGCGTGGGTGTTGGCATGGGTATGGGGGTCGGTTGTGGTTACGGCTCGGACCTGCTCCAAGGCCTGGGCTGCAAGGCCAAGCGCTCGCTGGACACGGCGCCGCAGTCGCTGGCATCGCTGTCGTcacgctcctctctctcctcgctctcgcCACCCAGCTCTCCCATGGACACGCCCTACCACTCGGCGCCACAGGACTGCCCGCTGGCCCACATGACGGAGGAGTACATGGAGCTGGCCAGCCGGGGGATCCTGGAGAGCCTCCGCCTCGGCcatagtcagagtcagagtcaaggTCAgagtctgcagcagcagcagcaccaggtcTTGCCCATGATGCCCATGGCGGGCACGGgtgaggtggaggtgggtggtgtgggcggtggtgctggtggtgtcgGAGTGGGTGTTGGATCAGTGGCGGCTCACCTGCTGGAGGTCAAGGCAGGCCAGCGAGATGGAGCAGGAGCCCAGGCTGTGTTTCCTCCAACAG GAGTGACTCTACGGAGCAACAGCAGTAACAGGAGCAGTCGGAGGGCCAGGAGGGCCTCAGCAGGGGTGTCTGAGGAGGCTCTGGCCACTGACAGCGGCGTCTTCGAGGCCTGGAGTAGGAG CAGATCGGAAGAGTCGGAAGAAATTCTTTTTGGAAGAGAGTCTGTTACCACCACTGAAGTACCTCAGATACAGTTGGGACTTCG CTATGACGCCAGCTCTCAGTGCCTCGTGCTGCATGTCCTTCAGATGAGGAACTTACACAAAGCTGCAGTAAAGGAGGGCTACCgagt tcaggTGAAGGTGCATGTGGTTCCCGTGGATCCCAGCAGGCCGTGTCCCTACTACTGCTCTCGTGTGCAGGAGCCGCGCTCTCCGCTCAGCTTCAACGAGGGCTTCCAGGTGCCGCTGCCTTCAGAGGGCCTGGCCCTGCACAGCCTGCACGTCAGTGTCTGCGCAATCGGCATGCAGGCACAGGAGGAGCTGCTG GGATCAGCTCGGGTGGCCCTGGCGGACTGTGAGAACTCCACAGAGATGGCCGTGGCCTGGCACAGGATCCAGCTGACCGGCACCAAGGAGGCCCAGCGGGCCAGCGACACCATCAGCCAAAACCGACGGACTGGCCACAgcgttgaggaggaggaagaggaggaggccgtggaggaagagggagggggacaGCGTTCAGAAGCGCAATCCAGGCCTAAG GTGTCGGGCTCATCTCTAGTGGGCCGCCCCTCCACCcagctggaggaggtggagagggagctgGAGCTGagcgaggaggagctggagaggaaggaggagcagggggaggctgTGTCCGAGAG GAGTTGGCAGGCTGAGTCTGTGGACAGTGGCTGCAGCAACAGCACAGCTTTCGTGGCCCCCTGTGTGGAGGGCCTGTGTGCAGAGGGCATCTGCATGGCTGCCCGAGGCCTCATCGTCAGG GTGGATAAGTCGACCAACACGGAGGCGGTGTTCCCTGAGCCAATGAGAGTGCGTCCTAAGGAGCGTGGGGGCCGCTGGGGTCACGCCTCGCCCTTCATGAGGGGCAGCTCCATCGTGCGCTCTCAGACCTTCTCACCCGGGGCACGCAGCCAGTATGTCTGcagg TTATACCGAAGTGACAGTGACAGCTCAACACTACCAAAGAAGTCCCCGTTCATCAGAAACACTCTGCAGAGACGCACGCTGCGCTACAAACAG cagcagcagtcgtatTGTGGGTCCCTGGCGGAGCCCCCCTCCCGCACCTCGCTGGACCTGGAGCTGGACCTCCAGGCGTGCCGCACGCGCCAGCGGCAGCTGAGCGAGGAGCTGACCACGCTGCGGGAGCTGAAGCTGCGGCTGGAGGAGGCGCCGCCCCAGGCCAGAGACGCCCAgatgcccgcacacgcacacgagcccCCGCTCTGGGCACTGAGGGACGAGCGGTTCAAGTGCCTGCTGCGCGAGGCCCACCGACAg